The following are from one region of the Streptomyces fradiae genome:
- a CDS encoding serine hydrolase domain-containing protein, producing MTSSFEALLPTTERALLHRVAVAQSEGRAPSFAAGVARDGAVVWSGSRSCVDGHAPDAETQYRIGSITKVFTAVLVMRLRDEGLLSLEDPLEKHLPGTGVGEVTIAQLLGHTSGLAAETPSPWWERTPGTLRPELSDVLGERPMLHPVGRLHHYSNPGYTLLGSLVEAVRGVSWEEALRTEILEPLELRRTTAQPVAPHAGGFAVHPWADVMMAEPAQDLGVMAPAGQLWSTVGDLCRFGVFLAEGDDRVLSAASVAEMRVPAAPAASADGKMGYGLGLQLVYSERGTLFGHTGSLPGFVAGLWVSVEHGMVAAALANATSGPLTATVAAELIGIVAEAEPRFPEPWRPLPAAEVDEELLALTGPWYWGTYAYGLKLGAGRAVTLEPLTGVGRRATFRALPDGSGWIGLDGYYQGETLRAVKRPDGSVSHLDLGSFVFTREPYEQGDAVPGGVDEAPWRGL from the coding sequence ATGACCTCATCCTTCGAAGCCCTGTTGCCCACCACCGAGCGCGCCCTGCTGCACCGGGTGGCCGTCGCGCAGAGCGAGGGCCGCGCGCCCTCGTTCGCCGCCGGCGTCGCGCGGGACGGAGCGGTGGTGTGGAGCGGCTCGCGCAGCTGTGTCGACGGGCATGCGCCGGACGCCGAGACCCAGTACCGGATCGGGTCGATCACCAAGGTGTTCACCGCGGTGCTCGTGATGCGGCTGCGGGACGAGGGGCTGCTGAGCCTTGAGGATCCGCTGGAGAAGCATCTGCCGGGCACGGGCGTCGGCGAGGTGACGATCGCCCAACTCCTGGGCCATACCTCGGGACTTGCCGCGGAGACTCCGTCGCCCTGGTGGGAGCGGACCCCGGGGACTCTTCGGCCGGAGCTGTCCGACGTGCTGGGGGAGCGGCCGATGCTGCACCCGGTGGGCCGACTCCATCACTACTCCAACCCCGGTTACACGCTGCTCGGTTCGCTGGTGGAGGCGGTGCGCGGGGTGTCCTGGGAGGAGGCGCTGCGCACCGAGATCCTGGAGCCGCTGGAGCTTCGCCGGACGACCGCGCAGCCGGTCGCGCCGCACGCCGGCGGCTTCGCTGTGCATCCGTGGGCGGACGTGATGATGGCCGAACCCGCCCAGGACCTGGGGGTGATGGCTCCGGCGGGGCAGCTCTGGTCGACGGTCGGGGACCTGTGCCGGTTCGGCGTCTTCCTCGCCGAGGGGGACGACCGGGTGCTGAGCGCCGCCAGTGTGGCGGAGATGCGGGTTCCGGCGGCGCCGGCCGCCAGCGCCGACGGGAAGATGGGCTACGGCCTGGGACTCCAGCTGGTGTACTCCGAGCGCGGGACGCTGTTCGGGCACACCGGCTCGCTGCCCGGCTTCGTCGCCGGACTGTGGGTGAGCGTCGAGCACGGGATGGTCGCCGCGGCCCTCGCCAATGCCACCAGCGGGCCGCTCACGGCCACGGTGGCCGCCGAACTCATCGGGATCGTCGCGGAGGCCGAGCCCCGTTTCCCGGAGCCCTGGCGCCCCCTTCCCGCGGCCGAGGTCGACGAGGAGCTGCTCGCCCTGACCGGACCCTGGTACTGGGGTACGTACGCGTACGGGCTGAAGCTCGGCGCCGGGCGCGCCGTGACCCTGGAGCCGCTCACGGGCGTCGGGCGGCGGGCGACCTTCCGGGCGCTGCCCGACGGTAGCGGCTGGATCGGCCTCGACGGCTACTACCAGGGGGAGACCCTGCGGGCGGTGAAGCGGCCCGACGGCTCGGTGAGCCATCTCGACCTGGGCTCCTTCGTCTTCACCCGGGAGCCCTACGAGCAGGGCGACGCCGTGCCCGGCGGAGTGGACGAGGCGCCCTGGCGCGGCCTCTGA
- a CDS encoding MarR family winged helix-turn-helix transcriptional regulator has translation MTATDPALTALSQGWCALSLLHGRIESHIERALEAGHGLSVREYSLLDVLSRQHDGPGGHLQMKQVADAVVLSQSATTRLVTRLEDRGLLTRYLCATDRRGIYTDVTEAGQKLLDEARPTNDTALREALDAAAQNPELAPFVRVVEGLNVPANVPA, from the coding sequence ATGACCGCGACGGACCCCGCCCTGACGGCCCTCTCCCAGGGCTGGTGCGCGCTTTCCCTGCTGCACGGACGGATCGAGTCGCACATCGAGCGCGCCTTGGAGGCCGGGCACGGGCTCAGCGTCCGCGAGTACTCGCTCCTCGACGTCCTCAGCCGCCAGCACGACGGACCCGGCGGCCACCTCCAGATGAAGCAGGTGGCCGACGCCGTGGTGCTCAGCCAGAGCGCGACCACCCGGCTCGTCACGCGACTGGAGGACCGCGGCCTGCTCACCCGGTACCTCTGCGCCACCGACCGGCGCGGCATCTACACCGATGTCACCGAAGCGGGCCAGAAGCTTCTCGACGAGGCCCGCCCCACCAACGACACCGCGCTCCGCGAGGCCCTGGACGCCGCCGCCCAGAACCCCGAACTGGCCCCGTTCGTACGGGTCGTCGAAGGCCTGAACGTTCCCGCGAACGTCCCCGCCTGA
- a CDS encoding GNAT family N-acetyltransferase: MPLSQLPLDRLPIRRLGPDDLLACADLSENRGWPREEHKWGLLLAAGVGHGIDDPSGKGLLAVCVVTSYGPELAAIGMVLVAERYARQGVGRRLMRHVLAEAGDTPLSLYATSNGQPLYEELGFTEVARAEMLKGSFTAAEPAPERSVRPATAEDVLQVLRLDHEIFGADRTHLITRLPAFADQLRVAEQDGEITGFAALWPNMETHVIGPVIARDTGTAQALIASLAAATDRPLRTDIDTGHSALVTWLKANGLEQITTNAVMIRSRPELPGDGNRRFAPLTVAAG, encoded by the coding sequence ATGCCCCTCTCTCAGCTCCCGCTCGACCGGCTCCCGATCCGACGCCTCGGCCCCGACGACCTCCTCGCCTGCGCCGACCTCTCCGAGAACCGGGGCTGGCCCCGGGAAGAGCACAAGTGGGGCCTGCTGCTCGCCGCCGGGGTGGGACACGGCATCGACGACCCGTCCGGCAAGGGGCTGCTCGCCGTCTGCGTGGTCACCTCGTACGGGCCGGAGCTCGCCGCCATCGGCATGGTCCTGGTCGCCGAGCGCTACGCCCGGCAGGGCGTCGGACGCCGACTGATGCGCCATGTCCTCGCGGAGGCCGGCGACACCCCGCTGAGCCTGTACGCCACGAGCAACGGGCAGCCGCTCTACGAGGAGCTGGGCTTCACGGAGGTCGCCCGTGCGGAGATGCTCAAGGGCAGCTTCACAGCGGCCGAGCCGGCGCCCGAGCGTTCCGTCCGGCCCGCCACCGCCGAGGACGTGCTGCAGGTGTTGCGCCTCGACCACGAGATCTTCGGCGCCGACCGCACCCACCTCATCACCCGGCTCCCGGCCTTCGCCGACCAGCTGAGGGTCGCGGAGCAGGACGGCGAGATCACCGGCTTCGCCGCGCTCTGGCCCAACATGGAGACCCATGTCATCGGCCCGGTGATCGCCCGCGACACCGGCACCGCACAGGCCCTGATCGCCTCGCTCGCCGCCGCCACCGACCGCCCGCTGCGCACGGACATCGACACCGGACACAGCGCCCTGGTGACCTGGCTGAAGGCGAACGGCCTGGAGCAGATCACCACCAACGCCGTCATGATCCGCTCGCGTCCCGAGCTGCCGGGCGACGGGAACCGCCGCTTCGCACCGCTGACCGTCGCGGCGGGCTGA
- a CDS encoding DUF2269 domain-containing protein, which translates to MKHLQRPVRRALLVVHVAVSVAWLGLSLGLLTLGLTAYTTQDPSLTQAAYRAMKVFADWLLAPVALVTFGSGLVLSLGTPWGLARHRWVWIKFWLTLATAAATIFALRPEIAHAAAAGVPDSSLVGAPVVSTTAYLFMTAISVLKPWGLTRRGRHLRESTARQAPRAGRAARQGQFS; encoded by the coding sequence GTGAAACATCTCCAGCGGCCCGTTCGGCGGGCGCTCCTCGTCGTCCATGTGGCGGTCTCCGTGGCCTGGCTCGGCCTCAGCCTGGGGCTGCTCACCCTCGGTCTCACCGCCTACACCACCCAGGACCCGTCCCTCACCCAGGCGGCCTATCGCGCCATGAAGGTCTTCGCGGACTGGCTGCTCGCCCCGGTCGCCCTGGTGACCTTCGGCAGCGGTCTGGTGCTCTCCCTGGGTACGCCCTGGGGTCTCGCCCGGCATCGCTGGGTCTGGATCAAGTTCTGGCTCACCCTGGCCACCGCCGCCGCGACGATCTTCGCGCTGCGCCCGGAGATCGCCCACGCGGCGGCCGCCGGAGTCCCCGACAGCAGTCTGGTGGGCGCCCCGGTGGTCTCCACGACGGCCTATCTCTTCATGACGGCGATCTCCGTCCTGAAGCCCTGGGGGCTGACCCGGCGCGGCCGCCACCTGCGGGAATCGACCGCACGTCAGGCACCTCGGGCGGGGCGCGCAGCTCGCCAGGGCCAGTTCTCGTAA
- a CDS encoding HAD family hydrolase yields MTTLRGRRRLHLFDLDGTLIRGSAAAVEISRQLGLSREIAQLEQDFLLRGLTPDEFAVQAHALWSELTPEQVTTAFEQAPWLSGIREVWAEIRAEGSHCAVISLSPDFFVERLLDWGADAAHGSRWPAVPFTGPIHRPGILDASAKVRIAGELCARFGVDPADCVAYGDSMSDAELFAIVPETVAVNADHHLAGLARHSYTGGDLREAYALVRKSAA; encoded by the coding sequence ATGACGACCCTGCGCGGCCGGCGGCGGCTGCACCTCTTCGACCTCGACGGCACGCTGATCCGTGGCTCGGCGGCCGCGGTGGAGATCTCCCGACAGCTCGGGCTGAGCCGGGAGATCGCGCAGCTGGAGCAGGACTTCCTGCTGCGCGGGCTCACCCCGGACGAGTTCGCCGTCCAGGCCCATGCGCTCTGGTCGGAGCTCACCCCGGAGCAGGTGACCACGGCCTTCGAGCAGGCGCCCTGGCTGAGCGGCATCCGGGAGGTCTGGGCCGAGATCCGGGCCGAGGGCAGCCACTGCGCGGTCATCTCGCTGTCGCCCGATTTCTTCGTCGAGCGGCTCCTCGACTGGGGCGCCGACGCGGCCCACGGCTCCCGCTGGCCCGCCGTGCCCTTCACCGGGCCGATCCACCGGCCGGGCATCCTCGACGCCTCGGCGAAGGTGCGGATCGCCGGGGAGCTCTGCGCGCGGTTCGGGGTCGATCCGGCCGACTGCGTGGCGTACGGCGACTCGATGTCCGACGCGGAGCTGTTCGCGATCGTGCCCGAGACCGTGGCCGTGAACGCCGACCACCATCTGGCCGGACTGGCCCGGCACAGCTATACGGGCGGCGATCTGCGCGAGGCCTACGCACTCGTCCGAAAGAGCGCAGCCTAG
- a CDS encoding globin domain-containing protein codes for MRAAICARPTHSSERAQPSPPRGANHRESHFLSVLLIALPFCEHSGPLRGGKDMTDAPAAATGAPPLVPAVPAAPEETFSERAGAGAEEPDASADAVLVRRTLAEIGPTADRVTSYFYALLFTRHPDLRAMFPAAMDAQRDRLLKALLTAADHLDDTPVLTAYLRNLGRGHRKYGTRAEHYPAVGEALIGALERYAGSGWDAETEAAWVRTYTTISQIMIDAAAENESHAPPWWQAEVVSHDLRTPDVAVITLRPDLPYPFLAGQYTTLETPWWPRIWRHYSFASAPRPDGLLSLHVKAVPAGWVSNALVHRARPGDVLRLGPPAGSMTVDHSTDNGLLCLGGGTGIAPIKALVEDVAEHGDRRPVEVFYGARSGHDLYDIDTMMRLQQTFPWLAVRPVTEAEGRLPDAVRRYGPWAEYDAYLSGPLGMIRSGLDALKGAGIPTDRIRHDYLGEVARAS; via the coding sequence ATACGGGCGGCGATCTGCGCGAGGCCTACGCACTCGTCCGAAAGAGCGCAGCCTAGCCCTCCGCGCGGGGCGAATCACCGGGAATCCCACTTTCTGTCCGTCCTCCTCATCGCACTGCCATTCTGCGAACACAGCGGCCCACTGCGGGGAGGCAAGGACATGACGGATGCTCCGGCTGCGGCCACGGGTGCGCCGCCCCTCGTGCCGGCCGTGCCGGCGGCCCCTGAGGAAACGTTCAGCGAGCGGGCGGGGGCGGGGGCGGAGGAGCCGGACGCCTCGGCCGACGCCGTACTCGTCCGGCGGACGCTCGCCGAGATCGGGCCGACGGCGGACCGGGTCACCTCGTACTTCTACGCGCTGCTCTTCACCCGCCATCCCGATCTGCGCGCGATGTTCCCCGCCGCCATGGACGCCCAGCGGGACCGGCTCCTCAAGGCGCTGCTCACGGCGGCCGACCATCTGGACGACACCCCGGTGCTCACCGCCTATCTGCGCAACCTCGGGCGCGGACACCGGAAGTACGGCACGCGGGCCGAGCACTACCCGGCCGTCGGCGAGGCGCTGATCGGCGCCCTGGAGCGGTACGCCGGCAGCGGCTGGGACGCGGAGACCGAGGCGGCCTGGGTCCGCACGTACACGACGATCTCGCAGATCATGATCGACGCCGCCGCCGAGAACGAGAGCCACGCGCCGCCCTGGTGGCAGGCCGAGGTGGTCAGCCACGATCTGCGGACCCCCGACGTCGCGGTGATCACGCTCCGGCCCGATCTGCCCTACCCCTTCCTGGCCGGGCAGTACACGACCCTGGAGACGCCCTGGTGGCCGCGGATCTGGCGGCACTACTCCTTCGCCTCCGCGCCCCGCCCGGACGGGCTGCTCTCCCTGCATGTGAAGGCGGTGCCCGCGGGCTGGGTGTCCAACGCCCTGGTGCACCGGGCGCGCCCGGGGGACGTGCTGCGGCTCGGCCCGCCCGCGGGCTCGATGACCGTCGACCACTCGACCGACAACGGGCTGCTCTGCCTCGGCGGAGGCACCGGGATCGCGCCGATCAAGGCGCTGGTCGAGGACGTGGCCGAGCACGGGGACCGGCGGCCGGTCGAGGTCTTCTACGGTGCCCGCAGCGGCCACGACCTCTACGACATCGACACCATGATGCGGCTCCAGCAGACCTTCCCCTGGCTCGCCGTCCGCCCGGTCACCGAGGCGGAGGGACGGCTGCCGGACGCGGTGCGCCGCTACGGGCCGTGGGCGGAGTACGACGCGTACCTCTCGGGGCCGCTCGGCATGATCCGCAGCGGCCTGGACGCGCTGAAGGGCGCGGGCATCCCCACCGACCGGATCCGCCACGACTATCTGGGGGAGGTCGCCCGCGCGTCCTAG
- a CDS encoding NUDIX domain-containing protein has translation MTERPVVKRTARAILLDGDDLILIKRTKPGVDPYWVTPGGGVEPTDATVVEALHREVHEELGAKIVDVVPCFVDTVEHIVDGGVSGVKVQHFFVCRLESMDTSQRHGPEIDEPLGEYEIVRVPFSRVGIAAVHLVPLSLRHYLDGNIEGVRAMHAPDLG, from the coding sequence ATGACCGAACGACCCGTGGTCAAGCGCACCGCACGCGCCATCCTGCTCGACGGGGACGACCTGATCCTCATCAAGCGCACCAAGCCGGGCGTGGATCCCTACTGGGTGACCCCCGGCGGCGGAGTCGAACCCACCGACGCGACCGTCGTCGAGGCCCTGCACCGCGAGGTCCACGAGGAGCTCGGCGCCAAGATCGTCGACGTGGTCCCCTGCTTCGTCGACACCGTCGAGCACATCGTGGACGGCGGGGTCTCCGGGGTGAAGGTCCAGCACTTCTTCGTGTGCCGGCTCGAGTCCATGGACACCTCGCAGCGGCACGGCCCGGAGATCGACGAGCCGCTGGGCGAGTACGAGATCGTCCGCGTGCCCTTCAGCCGGGTCGGCATCGCCGCCGTCCACCTGGTCCCGCTCTCGCTGCGCCACTACCTGGACGGCAACATCGAGGGCGTCCGCGCGATGCACGCGCCCGACCTGGGCTAG
- a CDS encoding LysR family transcriptional regulator, protein MDLTLLRTFVTVHRAGSFTRAAALLGLSQPAVTSQIRSLERQLGRPLFLRQARGVTPTTIGDELAHRAAPHLDALVEITETGLDEHTGVRTLHVAGPPEFTAARVLPALTPLVAQGLAVRSSLLGNAEETLDGLAAGHHDLAVAVTRPRGGLFTATPLCDEEHVLVAAPRWAARLSPEVLLHKGAVALERLPVVEVHESLPFVSRYWAAVFDAEPATSATVIAPDLRAVRESAASGAGLAVLPRYLCEGELARRRLVPLLDPPVPPLRTYFLVVRTGTLALPHIARAHDLLLRAAGDW, encoded by the coding sequence ATGGATCTGACCCTGCTGCGCACCTTCGTCACGGTGCACCGGGCCGGTTCCTTCACCCGCGCCGCCGCACTCCTCGGCCTCTCCCAGCCGGCCGTCACCAGCCAGATCCGCAGCCTGGAGCGCCAGCTCGGCCGGCCGCTGTTCCTCAGACAGGCCCGTGGGGTCACCCCCACCACCATCGGCGACGAGCTCGCCCACCGCGCCGCCCCGCACCTGGACGCCCTGGTCGAGATCACCGAGACCGGTCTCGACGAGCACACCGGGGTGCGCACCCTGCATGTCGCCGGGCCGCCCGAGTTCACCGCGGCCCGGGTGCTGCCCGCGCTCACCCCGCTGGTCGCCCAGGGCCTCGCCGTCCGCTCCTCGCTCCTGGGCAACGCGGAGGAGACCCTCGACGGCCTGGCCGCCGGCCATCACGACCTGGCCGTCGCGGTCACCCGGCCCCGCGGCGGACTGTTCACCGCCACCCCGCTCTGCGACGAGGAGCACGTCCTCGTCGCGGCCCCGCGCTGGGCCGCCCGGCTCTCCCCCGAGGTGCTGCTGCACAAGGGCGCCGTCGCCCTGGAGCGGCTGCCGGTGGTCGAGGTGCACGAGTCGCTGCCCTTCGTCAGCCGCTACTGGGCGGCCGTCTTCGATGCCGAGCCGGCCACCTCCGCCACCGTGATCGCCCCCGATCTGCGGGCCGTCCGGGAGTCCGCCGCGTCCGGCGCGGGCCTCGCCGTGCTGCCCCGCTATCTGTGCGAGGGGGAGCTGGCGCGCCGGCGGCTGGTGCCCCTGCTCGACCCTCCGGTGCCGCCGCTGCGCACCTACTTCCTCGTCGTCCGCACCGGCACCCTCGCCCTGCCGCACATCGCCCGCGCCCACGACTTGCTGCTGCGTGCCGCGGGGGACTGGTGA
- a CDS encoding cystathionine gamma-lyase → MSSDATRGADDMIGDGTLAVRAGLPEPVKYEPTLPGPVFAAHFHLPGEPTGPYTYGRDENPTWTHLERAISALEAPGESGVETLVFASGMAAISAVLFSQLKAGDVVVVPSDGYQAVPLVHEQLRAYGVEVRSAPTGGDAQLSVLAGAKLLWIETPSNPGLDVCDLRRLADAAHEAGALVAVDNTLATPLGQRPLLLGADFSVASDTKGMSGHGDLLLGHVSCRDAERAAEVRRWRKIVGAIPGPMEAWLAHRSLATLQLRIDRQCGTALAVAEALKGHRHVTGLRYPGLPDDPSHEVAARQMRRFGSVISFELPDRAWAEHFLGALHLVEEATSFGGVRSTAERRGRWGGDAVPEGFVRFSVGAEDPEDLITDVLRALDETAKALG, encoded by the coding sequence ATGAGCAGCGACGCGACGCGCGGTGCGGACGACATGATCGGGGACGGCACCCTGGCCGTACGGGCGGGGCTGCCCGAGCCCGTGAAGTACGAGCCCACCCTGCCCGGCCCGGTCTTCGCGGCCCACTTCCACCTGCCCGGCGAGCCGACCGGCCCGTACACCTACGGCCGGGACGAGAACCCGACCTGGACCCATCTGGAACGCGCCATCAGCGCCCTGGAGGCACCGGGGGAGAGCGGCGTCGAGACGCTGGTCTTCGCCTCCGGCATGGCCGCCATCTCCGCCGTCCTCTTCTCCCAGCTGAAGGCCGGCGACGTGGTCGTCGTCCCCTCCGACGGCTACCAGGCCGTGCCGCTGGTGCACGAGCAGCTGCGGGCGTACGGCGTCGAGGTGCGGTCCGCGCCGACCGGCGGCGACGCCCAGCTGTCCGTCCTGGCGGGCGCGAAGCTGCTGTGGATCGAGACCCCGTCCAACCCCGGGCTCGACGTGTGCGACCTGCGCCGTCTGGCGGACGCCGCCCACGAGGCCGGGGCGCTCGTCGCGGTCGACAACACCCTGGCGACCCCGCTCGGCCAGCGGCCGCTGCTGCTGGGCGCCGACTTCTCGGTGGCCAGCGACACCAAGGGCATGTCCGGGCACGGCGATCTGCTGCTCGGGCACGTCAGCTGCCGCGACGCCGAGCGGGCCGCCGAGGTACGGCGCTGGCGCAAGATCGTCGGCGCGATTCCGGGCCCCATGGAGGCCTGGCTCGCGCACCGTTCGCTGGCCACCCTCCAGCTGCGGATCGACCGGCAGTGCGGCACCGCGCTCGCCGTCGCGGAGGCGCTCAAGGGGCATCGGCACGTGACCGGGCTGCGCTACCCGGGCCTGCCCGACGACCCCTCGCACGAGGTGGCCGCCCGCCAGATGCGCCGCTTCGGCTCCGTCATCTCCTTCGAGCTGCCGGACCGGGCCTGGGCCGAGCACTTCCTGGGGGCGCTGCACCTGGTGGAGGAGGCGACCAGTTTCGGCGGCGTGCGGTCCACCGCCGAGCGGCGCGGGCGCTGGGGCGGCGACGCCGTGCCGGAGGGCTTCGTCCGCTTCTCGGTCGGCGCCGAGGACCCGGAGGACCTGATCACCGACGTCCTGCGCGCCCTCGACGAGACGGCCAAGGCGCTCGGCTGA
- a CDS encoding phage holin family protein: MKNFVVKTLANAGALAVAIWLLQDITLTGDSTGKKAWTLILVALVFGLVNFLVKPVVKLLTFPLFILTLGLITLVVNALMLLLTSWLADQFDLSFHVEGFWTAVLGGLIISVVSWALNIVLPDGD; the protein is encoded by the coding sequence ATGAAGAATTTCGTAGTCAAGACGCTCGCGAACGCGGGCGCACTGGCCGTGGCCATCTGGCTGCTGCAGGACATCACGCTGACCGGTGACAGCACCGGCAAGAAGGCCTGGACCCTCATCCTGGTCGCCCTGGTCTTCGGCCTGGTGAACTTCCTGGTCAAGCCGGTCGTGAAGCTGCTCACGTTCCCGCTCTTCATCCTGACCCTCGGTCTGATCACCCTGGTCGTCAACGCGCTGATGCTGCTCCTGACGTCCTGGCTGGCCGATCAGTTCGACCTCAGCTTCCACGTGGAGGGCTTCTGGACCGCCGTGCTCGGCGGCCTGATCATCTCCGTCGTCTCGTGGGCGCTGAACATCGTGCTGCCCGACGGCGACTGA
- a CDS encoding cupin domain-containing protein: protein MKAFRLDELEAERAANDGAYLQFLRERNMSVGLYALDAGALDPQQPHGQDEVYFVVSGRGAITVGAETTQVARGSVVYVPAGVPHKFHHITEDLRVMVVFSPPEA from the coding sequence ATGAAAGCATTCCGACTGGACGAGCTGGAGGCGGAGCGCGCCGCCAACGACGGCGCCTACCTCCAGTTCCTGCGCGAGCGCAACATGTCGGTGGGGCTGTACGCGCTCGACGCCGGGGCGCTCGATCCGCAGCAGCCGCACGGCCAGGACGAGGTGTACTTCGTGGTGAGCGGCCGGGGGGCGATCACGGTGGGGGCGGAGACGACCCAGGTGGCGCGGGGCAGTGTGGTCTATGTGCCGGCGGGGGTGCCGCACAAGTTCCACCACATCACCGAGGACCTGCGGGTCATGGTGGTCTTCTCGCCGCCGGAGGCGTGA
- a CDS encoding DUF5326 family protein has protein sequence MKEILAGMPWWVKWIAIPVIALVVFGGLITSVLTFVVGLLFKLLVFVALVGGLIYLVRKFTSSSGSRGDW, from the coding sequence GTGAAGGAGATTCTCGCGGGGATGCCGTGGTGGGTGAAGTGGATCGCCATACCCGTCATCGCACTGGTCGTCTTCGGCGGCCTGATCACCAGCGTTCTGACCTTCGTGGTCGGTCTGCTGTTCAAGCTCCTGGTGTTCGTGGCGCTGGTCGGTGGTCTGATCTATCTGGTCCGCAAGTTCACGTCCTCGTCCGGTTCTCGGGGCGACTGGTAG
- a CDS encoding IclR family transcriptional regulator, with translation MATASQPAAPTLIGSVQRALRLLEAVGSHEDGAPAKQLAREAGLPLPTAYHLLRTLTHEGYLRREKGVFVFGDAAGRLVGGGVLQNRRTKIEDSLAHWRDSIGVPVYFAIYREGEIELVSVADTPAAPAVEEWADFRETGHAHAIGQCLLSQLDLRSRQDHLDRHPVEAITPYTLRNRRALLDRLGGMGRMEPLVERQEYALGTVCAAIPITAGSTAAAMAISLPLHQEERLLPAIARLQNEIGRLFSSLAFSISI, from the coding sequence TTGGCCACTGCTTCGCAGCCCGCTGCGCCAACCCTGATCGGTTCGGTTCAGCGGGCGCTGAGACTTCTGGAGGCCGTGGGTTCCCACGAGGACGGGGCCCCCGCCAAACAGCTCGCGCGCGAGGCGGGACTTCCGCTTCCCACCGCGTACCACCTGCTCCGCACCCTGACGCACGAGGGCTATCTGCGCCGTGAGAAGGGTGTGTTCGTCTTCGGCGACGCGGCCGGCCGTCTGGTCGGCGGCGGAGTTCTGCAGAATCGTCGCACCAAGATCGAAGACTCTCTCGCCCACTGGCGGGACTCCATCGGCGTCCCCGTCTACTTCGCCATCTACCGCGAGGGCGAGATCGAGCTCGTCTCCGTCGCCGACACCCCCGCCGCGCCCGCCGTGGAGGAGTGGGCGGACTTCCGGGAGACCGGTCACGCGCACGCCATCGGGCAGTGTCTGCTCAGTCAACTGGATCTGAGGAGTCGTCAAGACCACCTCGACCGGCACCCGGTGGAAGCCATCACGCCATATACGCTGCGTAATCGCCGTGCCCTTTTGGACCGTTTGGGCGGTATGGGGCGAATGGAGCCCCTGGTGGAGCGTCAGGAATATGCGCTCGGCACAGTTTGTGCCGCCATCCCCATCACCGCGGGGTCAACAGCGGCCGCGATGGCGATTTCACTCCCACTTCACCAGGAAGAACGGTTGCTACCTGCTATCGCTCGGCTACAGAATGAGATCGGAAGGCTCTTCAGTTCACTCGCGTTCTCTATCAGTATCTGA
- a CDS encoding SsgA family sporulation/cell division regulator: protein MRETVQAEVLMSFLVSEELSFRIPVELRYETRDPYAVRMTFHLPGDAPVTWAFGRELLLDGINRPSGDGDVHIAPTDPEGLSDVMIRLQVGGDRALFRASAPPLVAFLDRTDKLVPLGQERTQGDFEDHLEAALGRILAEENAG, encoded by the coding sequence ATGCGAGAGACGGTTCAGGCCGAAGTCCTGATGAGCTTCCTCGTCTCCGAGGAGCTCTCCTTCAGGATCCCGGTGGAACTGCGATACGAGACCCGCGATCCCTACGCGGTGAGGATGACGTTCCACCTCCCCGGAGATGCGCCGGTGACCTGGGCCTTCGGCCGGGAGCTGCTCCTCGACGGGATCAACCGGCCGAGCGGGGACGGCGATGTGCACATCGCCCCCACCGACCCCGAGGGCCTCTCCGACGTGATGATCCGGCTCCAGGTCGGCGGCGACCGCGCCCTGTTCCGCGCGAGCGCGCCGCCGCTGGTCGCGTTCCTCGACCGTACGGACAAGCTCGTCCCGCTCGGTCAGGAACGTACCCAGGGTGACTTCGAGGACCACCTCGAGGCCGCGCTCGGCCGGATCCTCGCCGAGGAGAACGCGGGCTGA